From a region of the Chthonomonas sp. genome:
- a CDS encoding ADP-ribosylglycohydrolase family protein: MNEANVSALWGALAGATLSAPLRGRAAFRSLRFYEPIPTRIAPHDVLDVWLAWAEHFSSGRSPEDLCDTWRFHLRLNGPESAYGTRNLALGFRAPLSGGLSNPLPLGAEALARSALWGVLADDSANAAIWASYDAALDHADEGVALSMAVAAAISMARPGLTPLDIVAGVAPCWNRCPQTNLLVSLVQREVTAGGDPSTILPKIDSAMPSRDPFDVRRAFACLVLALLAGAGEFDRTVRIAAGCGGASDAATIPAAMIVAKLAGGVPAEWTEVLGTAYISGGALTAMDVPITLKEWVTKIAGASAAEEPEPQVFELAGGQLRLDDEGQQDTPTDVIAATPAWAPTFLDSRELHFRVGSIGVACRFVSPPIQNGERGIEAELTFRNLGASQVSIDPKLTISEGWRLATKLTSARVDPGQSVKFAFVVAGPKEPLSPTLQLHLDQVTMNFPILVAETWFGAGPFANVGEEGYDKVYRCEDVFNMEEVFSGRSQMGVRWQPVLWAPGPFDTESALVHSEGVYYLAARIRFAHAGTVRVVAAGSPGVVVSVDRQRLVRYQQEHVPIPRLSVPYVGEFQAEGTHLIMIKLIRNRQPAAPFTLSFFSDTGEVVRPSEFLPLEG, encoded by the coding sequence ATGAATGAAGCGAATGTGTCGGCCTTATGGGGTGCACTGGCGGGGGCAACTCTCAGCGCCCCGCTTCGCGGTCGCGCCGCCTTTCGGTCGCTCCGATTCTACGAGCCGATTCCCACCCGGATTGCGCCGCATGACGTACTCGACGTGTGGCTCGCTTGGGCTGAGCACTTCTCTTCGGGCCGATCGCCAGAGGATCTATGCGACACGTGGCGCTTCCACCTTCGCCTCAACGGTCCCGAGTCTGCGTACGGGACGCGCAACCTCGCGTTGGGTTTCCGCGCGCCATTGAGCGGCGGGCTATCGAATCCGCTGCCGCTGGGTGCGGAGGCGCTCGCACGATCCGCCCTCTGGGGCGTGCTTGCGGACGACAGCGCGAACGCCGCAATTTGGGCCAGCTACGATGCCGCCCTCGACCACGCTGACGAAGGTGTCGCATTGAGCATGGCGGTAGCCGCCGCGATCTCCATGGCGCGTCCGGGCCTCACTCCTTTGGACATTGTTGCTGGCGTAGCGCCGTGCTGGAACCGCTGTCCGCAAACGAACCTCCTGGTGTCGTTGGTACAGCGAGAAGTTACGGCCGGCGGCGACCCTTCAACGATCCTCCCCAAAATCGACTCCGCGATGCCGTCACGAGATCCCTTCGATGTACGGCGAGCGTTTGCCTGTCTGGTGTTGGCGTTGCTGGCTGGAGCAGGTGAGTTTGACCGCACCGTTCGGATCGCGGCAGGATGCGGGGGCGCAAGCGACGCCGCGACCATCCCCGCTGCCATGATCGTCGCCAAGCTCGCTGGGGGCGTCCCGGCCGAATGGACCGAAGTTCTTGGAACGGCATACATTTCGGGCGGAGCGCTCACCGCGATGGACGTGCCTATCACTTTGAAGGAGTGGGTGACGAAGATCGCTGGAGCGTCGGCCGCGGAAGAGCCTGAGCCTCAGGTCTTCGAACTCGCCGGTGGTCAGCTGCGGCTTGACGACGAAGGGCAGCAGGACACGCCGACCGATGTGATCGCGGCAACGCCAGCGTGGGCACCGACCTTTCTCGATTCGCGCGAGTTGCACTTCCGGGTAGGTAGCATCGGTGTCGCATGCCGATTTGTGTCGCCCCCGATCCAGAACGGCGAGCGCGGCATCGAGGCGGAGTTGACGTTCCGCAACCTCGGCGCTTCGCAGGTGTCCATCGATCCAAAGTTGACGATCTCCGAAGGCTGGAGGCTTGCGACCAAGCTCACCTCCGCGCGAGTGGACCCAGGCCAAAGCGTCAAGTTTGCGTTTGTGGTCGCTGGACCCAAAGAACCCCTCTCTCCGACGCTTCAACTGCATCTAGACCAGGTGACGATGAACTTCCCTATCCTCGTGGCGGAGACGTGGTTCGGCGCAGGCCCATTTGCAAATGTTGGCGAAGAAGGCTACGACAAGGTTTATCGCTGCGAAGACGTCTTCAACATGGAAGAAGTCTTTAGTGGAAGATCCCAAATGGGTGTCCGTTGGCAGCCGGTGCTCTGGGCCCCGGGGCCGTTCGATACCGAGAGTGCGCTTGTTCATAGCGAGGGCGTTTACTACCTGGCCGCGCGAATACGTTTCGCTCACGCAGGAACAGTGCGCGTCGTCGCGGCGGGATCGCCAGGGGTGGTCGTTAGTGTCGATCGGCAACGGCTCGTCCGGTATCAGCAGGAGCACGTGCCCATCCCGCGGTTGTCCGTGCCCTACGTGGGCGAGTTCCAAGCCGAAGGTACGCATCTCATTATGATCAAGCTCATTCGCAATCGCCAGCCCGCCGCTCCGTTCACGCTGAGCTTCTTCAGCGACACGGGGGAAGTCGTGCGCCCGAGCGAATTTCTGCCACTAGAAGGGTGA